GACCAGATAACCGTCGCCCGCATTGTTGCCGTGACCTGCCAGCACTGTCAGTTCGCTGGCCGTCGGCCACTGGCGGACCAGCGCCCGCCACGTTGCCCGGGCAGCGCGTTGCATCAATTCGAAGCCCGGCGTGCCAGCCGCGATCAGGCTCGCATCGAGCTCTCGCACTTGCGCGGCGCTGTACAGCGCGTCGGGTAAATCATCTTTAGTCTGCGGCATGCGTCTTCGGGCTCCGATGTCTGGCAGAATTATACGCACCTCAGCTCCGGTTTCTCTCGTCTCATGCCCGCTATTACCACAGACCTGCCCGCCCTCGCCCAATCCATCAAGGACTGGGGCCGCGAGCTGGGCTTTCAGCAAGTCGGCATCAGCGGCCTGGACCTTGCCGAGCATGAACAGCATCTGCAGCGCTGGCTCGAAGCCGGCTACCACGGCGAAATGGAGTACATGGGCGCCCATGGCAGCAAACGCTCGCACCCGGAAGAACTGGTGCCCGGCACGTTGCGGGTAGTTTCGCTGCGCATGGACTACCTGCCCGGCGACACGCAAATGGCGCAATTGCTCGCCCAACCGGAGAAAGCCTACGTATCGCGTTATGCCTTGGGCCGCGATTACCACAAATTGATCCGTAAACGCGTGCAACAACTCGCAGAAAAAATTCAAGCGGTCATCGGCCCGTTCGGTTATCGCGCCTTTGTCGACAGCGCCCCGGTGCTGGAAAAAGCCATCGCGGAGAAGGCCGGGCTGGGCTGGATCGGCAAAAACACCTTGGTGTTGAACCGCAAGGCCGGGAGTTATTTCTTCCTCAGCGAATTGTTCGTCGACCTGCCGTTGCCCGAGGACCCACCCCACGCCACCGAACACTGCGGCCGCTGCACCGCGTGCCTGGACATTTGCCCGACCAACGCGTTCGTCGGCCCTTACGTGCTCGACGCCCGACGCTGCATTTCGTACCTGACCATCGAACTGAAAAGCGCAATCCCGGAAGAATTGCGGCCGCTGATCGGTAATCGGGTATTCGGCTGCGATGACTGCCAGATCGTCTGCCCGTGGAACCGCTTCGCCCGCCCGACCGGCGAAAGCGATTTCAAGCCACGGCACAATCTCGACAACGCCGAATTGGCCGAACTGTTTATGTGGGACGAGGAGCGCTTTCTCAGCAGCACCGAGGGTTCGCCGCTACGTCGCGCCGGTTATGAGCGCTGGTTGCGCAATCTGGCGGTGGGTTTGGGCAACGCGCCATCGAGCATTCCGGTGCTGGAGGCGTTGAAGGCGCGGCGCGAATATCCGTCAGAACTGGTCCGCGAACACGTCGAATGGGCCCTCAAACAACACGGCCTCATATAGCAGCTGCCGAAGGCTGCGTTCGAGGCCGCAGGACTCGCGCGATATTTGAATATTGACGACTGCTTCGCAGCCGGACGCAGCCTTCGGCAGCTGCTACAGGTACGGAGTTGGCGTCAGGCTTAGTGGTGCGCCATCCAGTACGCCTGAACTCAAAGCGCCGCTGGTTCTCGAACATGTCGAGTGAGCCCAAACAACACGGCCTCATGTAGCAGCTGCCGAAGGCTGCGTTCGAGGCCGCAGGACTCGCGCGATATTTGAATATTGACGACTGCTTCGCAGCCGGACGCAGCCTTCGGCAGCTGCTACCGGGACGGAGGTGGCGTCAGGCTTCGTCGTTGTAGACGAATTTGGGCATTTCCCAGTGAAAGCGGATTGCCAGCAGGCGCAGCAGGAACCCGCCAAACAAGGTGACCAGAATCGCCTGCTCGCCGGGCATTTGCAGGTAAATGCACAACATGTAGCACCACGCCGCTGCAAACGAGACGCTGGCGTAGAGCTCGCGGCGGAAGATCAGCGGGATGTCGTTGCAGAAGATGTCGCGCAGGATGCCGCCGAATACTCCGGTGATCACGCCGCTGACCGACGCCACCAACATGCCGTGGCCCATTTCAAGCGCGGTCATGCAGCCGATCAGGGTAAACGCCACTAGGCCGACGGCGTCGAGCACCAGAAACAGCGAGCGCAGGTGGCGCATCCAACGCGCGGCAAACACCGTGAACATCGCTGCGACCGAGGTCAGGATCAGGTATTCCGGGTGTTTGACCCACGTCAGCGGGTAGTGGCCGAGCAGCACGTCGCGTACCGAACCGCCGCCGAGCGCGGTAACGCACGCAATCAGCACCACGCCAAACCAGTCCATGCCGCGACGGCCGGCAGACAGCGCGCCGGTCATGGCTTCGGCGGTGATGGCGATCAGATAGAGCATCAGCAACATGGCGGCGGTCCTGGCAGGAAGGCGCGCAGTCTAGCCATTTCGGGGGCGCACCAGAAGAGGGCAAGCGCCATTCGCCCACTTCCTGTGGCGAGGGGGCTTGCCCCCGTCGGAGTGCGAAGCGCTCCCCTGCATTCCGTCAGTCACACCGCATTCTCAGGTTTTACGACTGCTTCGCAGCCGAACGGGGGCAAGCCCCCTCGCCACAATGTTCCGCGTAGGATCAGAACTTGATGAAATGCTTGCGGTAATGCTGCAGCTCGGCGATCGACTCGCGGATGTCGTCCAGCGCCAAGTGGGTGCTGCCCTTCTGGAAGCTGTCGCGCACGTCCGGCGCCCAGCGTGCGGCCAGCTCTTTGAGCGTCGACACGTCGAGGTTGCGGTAATGGAAGTAACTTTCCAGGGATTTCATGTGCGTATAAAGGAAGCGCCGGTCCTGGCAGATGCTGTTGCCGCAAATCGGCGACTTGCCCTTCGGCACCCACTTCTCGAGAAACGCGATGGTCTCGGCTTCGGCTTCAGCCATGCTGATGCGGCTGTCGCGCACTCGTTGGGTCAGGCCCGAGCCGCCGTGCTGGCGGGTATTCCACTCATCCATGCCAGCGAGAATCGCGTCGCTGTGATGAATGGCGATCACCGGACCTTCGGCCAACGTGTTCAAGTCACTGTCGGTGACAATGGTCGCCATCTCGATGATGACGTCGGTATCAGGGTTCAGACCGGTCATTTCCAGGTCGATCCAGATCAGATTCTGCGGGTTTTGCATGTGTCGGCTCCTAGGCAATGCTGCGCAGTTTAGCCTAGGCAACCGGCGGGGCGTGCTAAACTCGCGGCCGTTTTACCTAATCGCTGCATTCTTGATACGGAACACCCATGGCCAAACGCCAACTCAATCGTCGTCAAAACTGGCGCATCGAAAAAATTCAGGGCGAGCGCGCTGCCCGCGCCGCCAAACGCGAGTCCTCGGCCGTCGAGGCACTTGAGGGCGGCGACCTGGGCCCGGAACAGACCGGCCTGGTGATCGCGCACTTTGGTGTGCAGGTCGAAGTCGAAGCGCTCGAAGGCGAGCTGGCTGGTGAGGTGTTCCGCTGTCACTTGCGCGCCAACCTGCCTGCGCTGGTGACCGGCGATCAGGTGGTCTGGCGTGCCGGCAACCAGGGCATTGGCGTCATCGTCGCGCAATTGCCGCGCAAAACCGAACTCTGCCGCCCGGACAGCCGTGGCCAGCTCAAGCCGGTTGCCGCCAACGTCGACATGATCGTGATTGTCTTCGCGCCGCTGCCCGAGCCGCACGCCAACCTGATCGACCGATATCTGGTTGCCGCCGAGCACGCCGGGATTCGTCCGCTGCTGCTGCTGAACAAATTCGATTTGATCGATGAGCAGAACGCCCCCGCGCTGAATGCCTTGCTCGCGGTATACCGCACGCTGGGTTATCCGGTGCTGGAAGTGTCGGCGCATCACGGCAACGGCATGGAACAACTGCAGGAACAACTCGACGGGCGCATCAGTGTGTTCGTTGGTCAGTCCGGCGTCGGCAAGTCATCGCTGGTCAACAGCCTGCTGCCGGAAGTCGAAACCCGCGTCGGCCCGTTGTCCGAGCTGTCCGGCCAAGGCACGCACACCACGACCACCGCGCGGCTGTTCCACTTCCCCGGTGGCGGTGAGTTGATCGACTCCCCGGGTATCCGCGAATTCGGCCTCGGCCACGTCAGCCGTGCCGACGTCGAAGCCGGTTTCATCGAGTTCAACGACTTGATCGGCACCTGCCGCTTCCGCGACTGCAAACACGACCGCGAACCCGGTTGTGCCCTGCTCAAGGCGCTGGAAGAAGGCCGCGTGCAACAGCAACGGATGAACAGCTACCGCTCGATCATCGCCAGTCTGCCGGAAAGCAGCTACTAAACAGACGCAACCGCAGCCCGACTCAATCGGGCTGCGGTTCATCTGCGCCCTCTTACAAAATCCCCTTCGTATTAAACGTCAGACTTCTCTGTAAGGCCTGCGCACGCTCGCGTGTAGGGCTTTTTTGTTTATCGCCCAAGGTCTTGTGACCTCCACGCAACGCCCTAC
The window above is part of the Pseudomonas prosekii genome. Proteins encoded here:
- the rsgA gene encoding small ribosomal subunit biogenesis GTPase RsgA, producing MAKRQLNRRQNWRIEKIQGERAARAAKRESSAVEALEGGDLGPEQTGLVIAHFGVQVEVEALEGELAGEVFRCHLRANLPALVTGDQVVWRAGNQGIGVIVAQLPRKTELCRPDSRGQLKPVAANVDMIVIVFAPLPEPHANLIDRYLVAAEHAGIRPLLLLNKFDLIDEQNAPALNALLAVYRTLGYPVLEVSAHHGNGMEQLQEQLDGRISVFVGQSGVGKSSLVNSLLPEVETRVGPLSELSGQGTHTTTTARLFHFPGGGELIDSPGIREFGLGHVSRADVEAGFIEFNDLIGTCRFRDCKHDREPGCALLKALEEGRVQQQRMNSYRSIIASLPESSY
- the orn gene encoding oligoribonuclease, which gives rise to MQNPQNLIWIDLEMTGLNPDTDVIIEMATIVTDSDLNTLAEGPVIAIHHSDAILAGMDEWNTRQHGGSGLTQRVRDSRISMAEAEAETIAFLEKWVPKGKSPICGNSICQDRRFLYTHMKSLESYFHYRNLDVSTLKELAARWAPDVRDSFQKGSTHLALDDIRESIAELQHYRKHFIKF
- a CDS encoding trimeric intracellular cation channel family protein; translation: MLLMLYLIAITAEAMTGALSAGRRGMDWFGVVLIACVTALGGGSVRDVLLGHYPLTWVKHPEYLILTSVAAMFTVFAARWMRHLRSLFLVLDAVGLVAFTLIGCMTALEMGHGMLVASVSGVITGVFGGILRDIFCNDIPLIFRRELYASVSFAAAWCYMLCIYLQMPGEQAILVTLFGGFLLRLLAIRFHWEMPKFVYNDEA
- the queG gene encoding tRNA epoxyqueuosine(34) reductase QueG, whose amino-acid sequence is MPAITTDLPALAQSIKDWGRELGFQQVGISGLDLAEHEQHLQRWLEAGYHGEMEYMGAHGSKRSHPEELVPGTLRVVSLRMDYLPGDTQMAQLLAQPEKAYVSRYALGRDYHKLIRKRVQQLAEKIQAVIGPFGYRAFVDSAPVLEKAIAEKAGLGWIGKNTLVLNRKAGSYFFLSELFVDLPLPEDPPHATEHCGRCTACLDICPTNAFVGPYVLDARRCISYLTIELKSAIPEELRPLIGNRVFGCDDCQIVCPWNRFARPTGESDFKPRHNLDNAELAELFMWDEERFLSSTEGSPLRRAGYERWLRNLAVGLGNAPSSIPVLEALKARREYPSELVREHVEWALKQHGLI